One stretch of Candidatus Zixiibacteriota bacterium DNA includes these proteins:
- a CDS encoding DNA/RNA non-specific endonuclease, translated as MKRETRYGMPAADQIMFNRYYVLGYSYYFRQAKWALEIVDPDNPGLDRLDNFRSDYRIPEMFRADLVDYAGSGYDRGHLVASANQRETELQNSETFLLSNMSPQRPQFNRNIWKELESKVRGLDAKSKILETYVICGPIFYFDQPVESIGADDPNEVTIPIPNAYFKSVLTENNRGVLHMWSFVMPNEESNQSLDTFLVPTTLVEKLAGIKLWERLTGKKIDREKSRVRRMW; from the coding sequence TTGAAACGCGAAACCAGATATGGAATGCCGGCAGCAGACCAAATAATGTTTAACAGGTATTATGTGCTGGGGTATTCATATTATTTTCGTCAAGCAAAGTGGGCCCTGGAGATCGTAGATCCTGATAATCCCGGCCTGGATCGTTTGGATAACTTTCGTTCAGACTATCGAATTCCGGAGATGTTTCGCGCCGATCTTGTTGATTATGCTGGCTCCGGCTATGATCGTGGGCATCTTGTCGCCAGTGCTAATCAGAGAGAAACAGAATTACAAAATAGCGAAACATTCCTATTATCCAATATGTCACCTCAGAGACCTCAATTCAACAGAAACATCTGGAAAGAATTGGAATCTAAGGTCCGGGGTTTAGATGCGAAGTCAAAAATATTGGAAACTTATGTTATTTGTGGTCCCATTTTTTATTTTGATCAACCCGTCGAAAGTATAGGCGCTGATGACCCAAATGAAGTAACCATACCAATACCAAACGCATATTTTAAGTCTGTTTTGACTGAGAATAACAGAGGTGTTTTGCATATGTGGTCATTTGTAATGCCAAACGAAGAATCTAATCAATCATTAGATACGTTCTTGGTTCCGACCACACTTGTTGAAAAACTGGCCGGTATCAAGTTATGGGAACGTCTGACAGGTAAGAAAATCGATAGAGAAAAATCAAGGGTCCGCCGGATGTGGTAA